In the genome of Diaphorobacter sp. HDW4A, the window GGCCGATGACTGGGCGGGGGAGGCTGCGCAGGGCGGCTTCGAGTTTGCCCAAGGCGCGGCCGGCGCGTTTGATGTGGACTGGGCGAATGGCGAGGCCGTAGCTGGGTAACGTGTCCACAGGCAATGCGCCGCTGCCGATCTGGCTGAGCATGGGGGCGGTGCTGACTTCGTATTCAGTACCAACTGCGGTTTGCAGTGGCGCGACGAGTGCCTGTGCCTGCGTCTTCATCTGCGCCTGTGGGCGGGTGAAGAGGCGCAGGGTGGTGAGGCGCTCGGCCAGATGTTCGGGCGACAGGTAGAGCTGCAGCACGGGCTCGAGCGCGGCGAGCGTGAGCTTGCCGACGCGCAGCGCGCGCTTGAGCGGGTTCTTCTTGATCTTGGCGATCAGGTCCTTGTTGCCGACGATGAGGCCGGCCTGCGGGCCGCCGAGCAGCTTGTCGCCGCTGAAGGTGACGATGTCCGCGCCTGCTTCAATCGTCTCGCGTACCGTGGCTTCGTGCGGCAGGCCGTATTGCGCGAGGTCGATCAGCGTGCCGCTGCCCAGGTCGACGGCGAGCGGCAGGCCGCGCGCATGGGCGATCGCGGCCACCTCGGCTTCGGTCACGCTCTTGGTGAAGCCCGTCACTTCGTAGTTGCTGCAATGGACCTTCATCAGCAGCGCGGTGTCGTCGGTGATGTTGTCGGCGTAGTCCTTGGCGTGCGTGCGGTTGGTGGTGCCCACTTCGACGAGCTTGGCGCCCGCTCGGCTCATGATATCGGGGATGCGAAAGGCACCGCCAATCTCGACGAGTTCGCCGCGCGAGACGATCACTTCCTTTTTCGCTGCCAGCGCGTTGAGCGTGAGCAGCACCGCCGCCGCGTTGTTGTTGACCACGGTGGCGGCCTCGGCACCAGTCAGCTCGCGCAGCAGATCGTTGACGAGATCGTCGCGATCACCGCGCCCGCCCGTGGCCAGATCGAACTCCAGATTCGCGGGCGTGGTGAGTGCTTGCACCACCGCGTTCACCGCTGCATCGGGCAGCAGCGCGCGGCCCAGGTTGGTGTGCAGCACGGTGCCGGTGAGGTTGAAAACGGCCTTCAAACGCGGCGCGAATTTCTGCGCGAGGCGTGAGGCCGCCTGCTGCGCGATGGCGTCGGGTTGCAGATTTTCTGCCGCCACTTCGCCCGCCAGTGCAGCGGGGCGCAGTTCGTCAATGGCTGCGCGCACGGCCTGAGTGGCGGCGGTGTTGCCGTACTCGGCGATGAGCGCCTTGAGCGCGGGCGTGCCGAGCACGCGGTCCACGGCGGGCAGGCGGGCTGCGGAGGAGGTCGTCGGGGCGTGTTCGGCAGTGCTCATGGATTTGCGCTCAGGCGTTGTGGTCGTCGGGCGTTGCGTCGGTTTCCGTCATCGGCAGCAGCGGGTTGACGCTGGCGCGCGCGAAGTCGGTCTCGCTCATCAAGAGGTCCAGCATCAGTGTGGCGAGGTCATCGGCCAGCGGTTCCGCGAACGGGTCCTTTTCCTGATTGGCGATCTTGCGGTAGGTGTGGCACACGTCACAGGTCTCGGCCAGCACGGTCTCGTCGCCGCCATCGACCTTCTGGTAGCGCACGCCCTTGGTGCTTTCGCAGTGGGTGCACTTCACGCGCACCATGTGCCACTCGGTGGCGCAGGTGCCGCAGTGCAGATAGCGTAGCCCTGCGTCGCGACCGCCGATGCGGATCACGCTGGCCACCGGCGCGGTCGCGCAGACGGGGCAGATCGAGGCGGGGTCGGTGTAGGGCACGTCGCTTTCCTGCAGGCGGCTTGCTCGGTCGGCGAAGGTCACCTGCAGCGCGGCCATCACCACGGGGGCGGCGGCGAGATCGGAGCTTTCGGTCAGCAGGCCCACCAGCACGCGGCGCGCGAGCGTGTTGCGGTCTTCGGCGTCCATGGCGTGCAGCGATTGCAGCATGGGCTTGACGGCATCGGGCACATGGGGGGCGTGGTCCAGCTCGTCGAGCAGTTGCACCAGCACGTCCTGCCACACCGGATCGATGTGGCTCGCGGCGGGCAACAGCGGCATGGAATGTTCCTGCGCCTGCGCGATCAGCACGGCGTCGGGCGCGGCGGTCTGCACGCTGGCAGCGGCTTTCTGCTGGGCGCGCACGATCTGCGCGACAAAGCGCAGGTAGTCGGCGATGGGGTTGCCATCGGCCTTCTGTTCGAGGCGCGCGGCGCGCTCGGCGAACAGCTGCGCGGGCTGTGGAAGACGGATACGCTGCGGATTGGTGCGGTCGAGCGATTCGATTTCGCCCGGTTGAAGAATTCTTGACACTGTGAAGTGACTCCCAAAAAACAATGCCGCTGACTGCCAAAAAACAGTCAGCGGCAGGGCAGGGGCAACGCTATGTTAGCTGTTGTCGCCCGTCATCTTGCGATACCACCCACGGTGGTGTTGCTTTGCCCAGGCACGTGTGACCGTGCCGTAGAGCATCGCGCGGATGGTGCCGCGGGTCCAGATGGCGGCATAGACGTGCATGATGATCAGGCCGATCATCCACACGGCCGCCACGGCGTGCAGCACTGAGGCGATGCGCACCACGCCCACGGGCAGGTTCAGCCAGGCGCGCCACATCATGACGCCGGAGACGATGAGCATCAGCATGCCGATCCCGAGGCCCCAGAACAGCACCTTCTGGCCGCCGTTGTACTTGCCTTGCTCGGGCATGTCGTGGTCGTCGCCGTCCACCATCTTGTTGACGTTCTTGAGCCACTCGACGTCACGTGGTTCGATCACGTTGAGCTTGGCGAAGCGGAAGAACATCACCAGGAAGAACACGAACATCACCACACCGATGTAGGGGTGCAGGATGCGCGTCCACGGGCCACCGCCGAACAGCATGGTCAGCGGGAAGAACGCCGGATGGAAGAAGGCCAGACCGGAGAGTGCCAGCAGAATGAAGCAGATGCCCACCACCCAGTGGTTCAGGCGCTCCGAGGCGTTGTAGCGTTGCAGGTCACGAGGATTGCGTCTCATGGCTGATTCTCCTTGGCTTCGGCTTCACGGTCCTTGCGTTCTTCCTCGTCTTCCAATTCCTTGGAGACTTCGTTCGGTCCCTTGGTGATGTAGTGGAACAGGCTGCCGATGGCGGCGGCGCCGAGCAGCGCCATCGACAACGGTTTGGCAACACCCTTCCACAGTCCGACCATCGGGCTGATCTTCGGCGTATCTGGCAGGTTGGCGTACAGCGACGGCTTGTCGGCATGGTGTAGAACGTACATCACATGCGTGCCGCCCACGCCTTGCGGATCGTACAAACCGGCCTCCTTGAAGCCGCGCTCGTTCAGGTCCTTCACGCGTTCCGCAGCCTGATCCTTCATTGCCTTCTTGGTGCCGAACATGATGGCGCCGGTCGGGCAGGTGGTGACGCAGGCCGGTTCGCGCCCAACGGCCACGCGGTCCGAGCACAGCGTGCACTTGTAGGCCTTGTGGTCCTTCTTGGAGATGCGCGGCACGTTGAACGGGCAACCAGTGACGCAGTAGCCGCAGCCAACGCAGTTTTCCTCATGGAAATCCACGATGCCGTTGGTGTACTGGACGATGGCTCCGGGCGATGGGCAGGCCTTGAGACAGCCCGGGTCGGCGCAGTGCATGCAGCCGTCCTTGCGGATGAGCCATTCCAGATTGCCCGTGGCCTCGTTGTCGTATTCGGTGAATTTCATCACCGTCCACGCGTTCTCGGTCAGGTCGGTCGGATTGTCGTAGGTGCCGTGGAATTCACCGGGCTCCTGGCGCAGATCGTTCCACTCCATGCATGCCGTTTGGCAAGCCTTGCAGCCGATGCATTTGGAGACGTCGATGAGTTTGGCGACTTCGCCGGACTGTGGCGACCGCGCCTGTGGAGGCGGGGTCGTCGTAGCCGAGAGGCGCATGATATCGAGTGATTGCAGTGACATCAGTGGCTCCTCATTAGATCTTCTCAACCTTCACGAGGAAGGTCTTGAATTCCGGCGTGTTGCTGTTGCCGTCTCCGACGTAAGGCGTGAGCGTGTTGGCCAGATAACCCGGCTTGGTCACGCCCTTGAAGCCCCAGTGGATTGGAATCCCCACGTGGTGCACCATCTTGCCCTCGATTTTCATCGGCTTGATGCGCTTGGTGACCAAAGCCTTCACCTTGATCGCCCCACGCTTGGAGGACACCTTTACCCGGTCGCCCGAGGCAATGCCCAATTCCTTGGCCAGCAATTCGCCGATTTCGACGAATTGCTCCGGTTGCGTGATGGCGTTGACCAGCGAGTGCTTGGTCCAGTAGTGGAAGTGCTCCGTCAAACGATAGGTTGTGCCCACGTGCGGGAACTCGTCCGCCTTGCCGAAGGTTTCCCAGATGTGCGGGAACACCCGTGCCGCCGGCGAGCTGGTGGCCTTGGGGTTGTTCGGGTACATCGGGTTCTTGCCGATCGGCGTGTCGAACGGTTCATAGTGCGTGGGGAACGGGCCTTCGTTCATGCCCTTGCGAGCGAAGAAGCGTGCGACGCCTTCCGGGTTCATGATGAACGGACCATTGCCGGTTTCGGGCGCGATGCCCACACCGGTATCCGGCACGTCAGCACCCACCCAGGCCTTGCCATTCCACTTGATGAGCTCGCGACTCGGGTTGAACGGCTTGCCCGCCACGTCGGCAGAAGCGCGGTTGTAGAGCACGCGGCGGTTCGCTGGCCAGGCCCAGGCCCAGTTCAGCGTGTTGCCGATGCCCGTCGGGTCGGAGTTGTCGCGGCGGCCCATCTGGTTGCCGGCCACAGTCCATGCACCGGCGTAGATCCAGCAGCCCGAAGCCGTGGTGCCATCGTCGCGCAGTTCTGCAAACCCGGAGACTTGCTGGCCGCCCGGACGCAGCACCTTGGTCGGGTCTTTCGGATCGACCAGATCGACCAGCGCCTTGCCGTTGTACTCCTTGGCGATCTCTTCCGATGAAGGATGAGCAGGCTGTGCGTACTTCCAGTCCAGATTCGCAATGGGATCAGGGAACGCGCCGCCGTCCTTGGCGTACATGGCCTTCAGGCGCACGTGCAGCGCCGACATGATGGCCACGTCGGTCTTGGCTTCACCCGGAGCCTCCGCAGCCTTCCAGTGCCACTGCAGCACACGAGACGAGCTCACCACTGCGCCATCTTCTTCAGCGAAGCAGGTGGTCGGCAGACGGAACACCTCGGTCTTGATCGACGCGGTATCCACATCGTTGAACTCGCCGAAGTTCTTCCAGAACTCGGAGGTTTCAGTCGCCAGCGGATCCATGATGACGAGGAACTTCAGCTTCGAGAGGCCATCACGCACGCGGGTGCTGTTGGCCAGCGCCGCAATCGGGTTGAAGCCCTGCGCGATGTAGCCGTTGACCTTGCCTTCGTTCATCAGCTGGAAGTACTGCAGCATGTCGTACTGCTTGTCCAGCTTGGGCAGATAGTCGTAGGCCCAGTTGTTTTCCGCAGTCGCTGAAGCGCCCCACCACGACTTCATCAGGCTGACGTGGAACTTCGGATAGTTCTGCCAGTAGCTCATCTGATTGGCGCGCAGAGGTTTCTGCGTGCGGCTCGTGATGTAGCCCTGATAGTCCTGTTCCCCCTGCATCGGCAGCGTCAGATAACCGGGCAGGCTGTTGGACAGCAGGCCCAGGTCAGTCAGACCCTGGATGTTGGAGTGACCACGCAGCGCGTTCATGCCGCCGCCAGCGATACCGATGTTGCCGCACAAGAGCTGCACCATCGCACCGCAACGCAGGATCTGTGCGCCGGTGGAATGCTGCGTCCAGCCGAGCGCGTACAGGATCGTCGCGGCGCGGCCTGGAACAGCGGTGGACGCGAACTGCTCGCACACGTGCTTGAACTTGTCCTGAGGTGTGCCGCAAACGCTCTCCACGCGCTCTGGCGTGTAGCTCTCGTAGTGCTTCTTCATCAACTGGTACACGCAGCGCGGGTGCTGCAGTGTCGGGTCGGTCTTGACGTAGCCGTCTTCGCCCAACTCGTAGTCCCAGGTTTTCTTGTCGTATACGCGCTTCTCTTCGTTGTAGCCCGAGAAGATGCCGTCCACGAATTCATAGTCATCGCGCACGATGAAGGTGAAGTCCGTATAGTTTTTCACGTACTCGTGATGGATCTTGTCGTTGGCGAGCAGGTAATTGATCATGCCCCCGAGGAACACGATGTCCGAACCTGACCGGATCGGCGCGTAGAAGTCCGCTACCGACGCTGAACGGTTGAAACGCGGGTCCACCACCATGAAGTGCGCCTTGTTGTGCGCCTTGGCTTCGGTGACCCATTTGAAGCCGCATGGGTGCGCTTCAGCGGCATTGCCGCCCATGATCAAAATAACGTCCGCATTCTTGATGTCGACCCAATGGTTCGTCATCGCTCCACGGCCAAACGTCGGGGCAAGACCTGCCACCGTCGGGCCGTGTCAAACACGGGCTTGGTTATCGAATGCGAGCAGGCCCCACGAACGGGCCACTTTGTGTGTGATGTATCCGGCTTCGTTGCTCGCGGCCGATGCCGCCAGCATGCCGGTGGTGAGCCAGCGGTTGACCTTCAAGCCGTCCTTCGTGGAGGCTTCGAAGTTCGCATCGCGGTCGTCCTTGAGGAGCTTGGTGATGCGGGTCAGCGCCTCGTCCCAGGACATGCGCTTCCACTCGTTCGAGCCGGGAGCGCGGTACTCAGGGTACAGCAGGCGGTTGGGGCTATTGATGAAGTCGAGCAGACCTGCCCCCTTGGGGCAGAGCGTGCCGCGATTCACCGGGTGGTCCGGATCGCCCTCGACGTGGATCACCGAGGACTTGGCGTTCTTGCCGCCCGTGCCCAGCGAATACATGAGGATGCCGCAACCGACCGAGCAGTACGTACAGGTCTGGCGCGTGACCGTGGTCGACGCAAGCTTGAACTGACGCACCTCCGCAAGAGCGGCTGTGGGCGAGAAGCCCATGGCCACGAGGCTGGAGCCGACCAGGCCCGCCCCGCTCATGCGGAAGAAGTGTCTTCTGTTCATGTCCATGACAGATCCTCCTTTGGTGTTAGTGGTGAGAAATTCATCGCAGCAGCTTGTGATAACTGGCTTGATTCCGACATCAGCCGATGAGCCGATGCCAAAACCCCCAGTGCCGGTGGGCGCTGGAGGACCAAAAACTGTTCGAAGACACGATGGAAGCCGTTTGCTGCGTCGCAGCAAATCATGAGTGCATGCCCGCTTTCGCGGTGAATGGCTGGATGTGCTGGACATCGTGGCTTGGAGACGAGTTGCGATGATCTTAACTGCTTGAATCAATTCCCTCAATGAGGGGGAGGTCTGGGGGAACTGCCCAGTGGCGCGCTGGTATCGTTGTGGTATGCAAAATTCTGAGAGTTCTTCGTCCGCCGCAACCGCCGCGTCTGCCGCCTGTCCGATGGCGGACATGCCCGGCACGACGCTGCCTTCGCTGGTTCAGGTGCAGGCGCGCCTGTGGTCAGCGGGGAGCGAAGAGGGGCAATGGGTGCCACGCGAGGTCTCGGCCGAGGTGCCGGTGGCCATGGTTTTCAATGGCATTTCGCACGCCGTGATGATGGCAAGCCCCAGAGATCTGGTCGAGTTTGGCGTGGGTTTTGCGATCAGCGAGGGCATTGTCGAGAGCCCGGACGACTGCCGTGACGTCGAAACCGAGGTGCACGGAGCTGGAACGCCCGACGCCAGTTGTGCGGTGCACATGGAGATCGCGTCGCGCCATTTCGCCCGCCTGAAAGATCAACGCCGCACGCTCGCCGGGCGCACCGGCTGCGGGGTGTGCGGGATCGACAGTATTCAGGCGCTCGACCTGCACCCCGAGCAGGTGCCGTCGCCTGCGTGGCGAGAGCAGTTCGGGGTGGCGGCGATCAATGCTGCGTTTTCCGCGCTGTCGGCCAAGCAGGCGCTGAACGCGCGTTCGGGCTCGCTGCACGCAGCCGGCTGGGCCAGGCCCGATGGCACGATCGAACATGTGATGGAAGACGTGGGCCGCCACAACGCGCTTGACAAACTCATCGGCAAACTCGCGCTGGCAAAGGAGCTGGGCACGCCGGGCTTCGTGGTCATGACCAGCCGCACGAGCTACGAGCTGGTGCGCAAATGCGCCCGCGTGGGCATTCCGGCGCTGGCCACGATTTCCGCGCCGACCTCGCTCGCGCTGCAGCTTGCCGATGAGGCGGGCATGCAGCTTTGGGGTTTCTGCCGCCCGCCGTCGGCGGTCCGCTATGTTTGATCGATGGGATCTGCCTTCATGAACATCTCTGCGTGGACTCTGGGCTGGCGCACTCTTTGGCGTGATGTGCGCGCGGGTGAGCTGCGTCTGCTGATCGTGGCCGTGACGCTGGCGGTCGCGGCGCTCACGTCGGTGGGTTTCTTTTCGGACCGCTTGCAGAGCGGCCTGCAGCGTGATGCGCTGCAACTGCTCGGCGGTGATGTGGTGATCGTGAGTGACAACGCCACGCCCGACACCTTTGTGCAGGAAGCCAAAAGGCTGGGCCTGCGCAGCGCGGCGACGCTGAGCTTTCCCACCATGGCGCGCGCGAGCGATGCCCAAGGCGGCGAGAGCAAGCTGGTGGCATTGAAGAGTGTGGACGGCAGCTATCCGCTGCGCGGTCAACTGCAGGTGGCGACCCAGACGGCGCAGCCCGGTGCGGCGACCAAGGACATTCCTGCCGCCGGAGAGGCGTGGGCTGATGCGCCGCTGCTCGAATCACTCGGCATCGCCTTGAGCGACACGCTGCTGCTTGGCGACGCGAGTCTGAAGATCACCCGCATCATCACGCTCGAGCCCGACCGTGGCGCGGGCTTCATGAGCTTTGCGCCGCGCGTGCTGATCAATGCGCAGGATCTGACGGCGACCGGCCTCGTGCAGCCAGCGAGCCGCATCACCTACCGCTTTGCGGTGGCGGGCGATGTGCCGCGCGTGGTGCAGCAATTCAAGGACTTTGCGACGCAACTGGTGGACGGGCACGAGGTGCGCGGCGTGCGCGTGGAATCGCTCGACAGCGGCCGCCCCGAGATGCACCAGACACTGGTGCGCGCGCAGAACTTTCTGAATCTCGTGGCGCTGCTCGCGGCCCTGCTGTCCGCTGTGGCCGTGGCGCTGGCCGCGCGCGGCTTTGCCAACGAGCATCTGGATGCCTCCGCGATGTTGCGCGTACTGGGTCAGAGCCAGCGCACCATTGCCTGGGCCTACGCCATCGAGTTCGCGCTGATCGGTCTGTTTGCCAGCCTGCTTGGCGTGGCGCTGGGCTTTGCGGTGCACTATGTGTTCGTGTGGATGTTCTCAGGGCTGGTCAATGCCGTGCTGCCAGCCGCGACTTTCTGGCCGGTGCTGTTCGGCCTCGGCGTGGGGCTTACGCTGATGTTCGCGTTTGGCCTGCCGCCGGTGCTTCAGCTCGCGCAGGTGCCGCCGCTGCGGGTGATCCGACGTGATCTGGGTGGCTTCAAACCGGCATCGCTCTTCGTGCTGGGGCTGGGCATGGTCGGATTCGCCGTGCTGCTGATGGCGGTGAGCCGCGATCTCAAGCTCGGCGGCATCGCGGTCGGCGGCTTTGCGGCGGCGGTAGTGGTGTTTGCGGCGCTGGCATGGCTGGCGGTCAAGGCGCTGCGGCGCTTGGTGAATGAGGCCACCGCGCCGCGCTGGCTGGTACTCGCCACGCGGCAGATTTCCGCGCGACCGGCCTATGCGGTGGTGCAGGTCAGCAGTCTGGCGGTCGGCCTGCTGGCACTGGTGTTGCTGGTGCTGCTGCGCACTGACCTGATCAGCAGCTGGCAGAAGGCCACGCCGCCCGATGCGCCCAACCGCTTCGTGATCAACGTGTTGCCCGAACAGGCCGAGGGTTTCCAGAACGCACTCAAGCAAGCGGGTGTACAGAAGTTCGACTGGTATCCGATGATCCGTGGCCGCCTTGTCGCGGTGAACGGTAAGGACGTGAGCCCCGACGACTACGCCGAGGACCGCGCCAAGCGCCTCGTCGACCGTGAGTTCAATCTCTCGAACGCGGCACAGCCGCCAGAGCACAACATGATCGTCGGCGGCGTGTGGAAGGCCGAAGAGCAGGGCGCCATGAGCGTGGAGGAGGGCATTGCCACGACGCTGGGCCTGAAGCTCGGCGACATGCTGCGCTTTGACATCGGCGGCATCCAGAACGAGGCGAAGATCACCAGCCTGCGCAAGGTGGACTGGGCGTCGATGCGCGCGAACTTCTTCGTGATGTATCCCGTCGCGAACCTGCCCGATGTGCCTGCAACCTATCTCGCCGCCTACCGTGCGCCCGACAAGCAGGGCTTCGACAACGCGCTGGTGCACGAGTTTCCCAATATCACCAATGTGGACCTGAGCGCCACGCTGCAGCAGGTGCAGACCGTGCTCGGGCAGGTGATCCGCGCGGTGGAATTTCTGTTCGGCTTCACGCTGGCGGCCGGGCTGGTGGTGTTGTTCGCGGCCGTCACTGCCACGCGTGAGGAGCGTGCGCGCGAATTTGCCATCATGCGCGCCATGGGCGCGCGTGGGCGGTTGCTCAGGCAGGTGCAGCGCGCGGAACTGGCGGGTGTGGGCTTGCTCGCGGGCTTTCTCGCCAGCGTGGTGGCCGTGGCTGTGGGCTGGGCGCTGGCGCGCTATGTGTTCGACTTCAGCTGGAGCGCACCGCTGTGGGTTCCCTTCGTCGGCGCGGTGTGCGGTGCGCTGCTGGCACTGGCAGCGGGATGGTGGGGTCTGCGCGAGGTACTGCGCAGACCGGTGGTGGATACGCTGCGGCGCGCGGCGCAGTAAAAGTTTGCACGGAGGCGCAGAGGGCGTGCGGCTCCGTTATGCTCGCCTGCGGTGACTTTTCACATGACTGAGAAATTGACAGAGAATTATTCGGACCTGTTCGCCGATACCAAACCGCTTGAATCGCCGCCCGAACCACCCGCACCGAGTCCATCGGTGAGCGCCGTGGCGGCGGCGCGCCCCGTCTCGTTCTTCCGATGGACGTTCGAGGGAATGCGCGCGTCCTTCCTGCTGCGCCCAAGCATCGCGCTCGATGCCGTTCCAGGTCCGTGGCAGCTCGCCTTTCTGACGCTGATCGCCAGCGGGCTCGATGTGCTGTTCGATCGGCTCTCGCTCTCGGGCGAGGTTCAGTTCAACTACCAGGGTTGGCTGATTCAATGGAGCCTGTGCCTGGTCACGCTTTGGCTTGCCTGGTGTTTTGCGCCGCGTGCGCGACTCGGCGCGGCGCAGGCTGCATGCCGGGTGATCGCATGGTTTGCGCTGCTGACCTGGGCCTTGTTGCTGCCGATGCTGGCTTATTACAGTGTCATGTTCTGGATAAAGATCGCTGACGACAGCGACGTGCCCGCATGGGTGAGCGATTTCTCGATGAGCCTGATCGCCTCGCTCTGGATGTTTGCCGTCATGAGCAAGCTCTCGCGTCACTATTTTGAAAGCTGGCTGCGCGCGTTCGTTCTGGTGCTGGCCGTGTTTGTCGTGACGGCCGTGCTGTTCGCCACGGCCGATGCGGAAACATGGCTTGCAGCGGATTCCGAGGGGGCTCCGGTGGAGGTTGTTCCCGGCGAAGAAGAGTCGGACGATGGTACGGATGAACAGGAGGAGTCGAACACTCCGGAAATGCTGGAAGCGCAGCTTCATGTGCCAGCTTGGAACGCGTCGCCCATCCTGATCTGAGGCGTGGAAACCTGTCATGCAGTGCCATGCATGCAGCGACGAATGCGGGACAATCTTTGCTTGTCTCTCTTCATTCACCTCCCGTCAGATTGCACCGCGCGCCATGCCAGAAGAATCCCCGAATCAAAACACTCCCGCCACGCCTTTCGAATGGATGGGCGGCGAAGCCAAGGTGCAGGCGCTGGTCACGCGTTTTTATGACCTGATGGATCTGGAGCCGGTCTACAAGGAACTGCGCGCGGCCCACGGCCCCGCGTTGGATGACGCAAGGCAGAAGCTGTTCTGGTTCCTCTGCGGCTGGCTCGGCGGCCCGGACTATTATCAGGAACGCTTCGGCCACCCGCGCCTTCGTATGCGCCATTTCCCCTTCGCCATCGGTATCCAGGAGCGCGACCAATGGGTGGCGTGCATGAATCAGGCGATGGAAGAAACCGGTGTGCCGGATGCGCTGCGCGAGCGGCTCAATCAGAGTTTCATGGGGACGGCTGATTGGATGAGAAACAGATAGTTCCCCCTGAGTCGCTTCGCGCCTTTCCCTTTTCTCGCTGCGCAGGAGGGGTTCGCAAGCAGCGCGGCGATGCGGCTCTTGTGCGGCCGCCGCTGGTGAAGGAGGCGCGCCGCAAAGTGAGGTGCTACAGCAACGTCACGGCGGTGTCATGCCAATTTTCCAAACTCCGGGTTTTCTTGTTCAGAGCCCGATATGTCCTCAATTTTCGAGCGCCGCGTTGAATTCTCTTTGTTCATCGCGTCTCGCCGTCACGTGCTTACCGCTGTCGCCGCAGCGTCCTTGCTCGCCGCCTGCGGTGGAGGCGATGGTGACGACGACACATCGCCTTCCACCAAGGCCGCAACCGCCACGCTGGCGGTGTTGGAGACCACCGATCTGCATTTCAACGTGCGCAGCTACGATTACTTCAAGCTGGCCGAGGACAAGAGCTACGGCTTCGAGCGTACGGCGACGCTGGTGCGTGCGGCCCGCAAGGAGTTCGCGAACACGCTGCTGGTGGACAACGGCGACACGATTCAGGGCACGGCGCTGGCCGACTACGAGGCCGTGGTGAAGACCATTCCGTGCATGCAGCAGCTGTCGATGTACAAGGCCATGGGCGCGCTGGGCTTCGATGCGGGAACGCTGGGCAATCACGAGTTCAACTACGGCCTGCCGTTCCTGAATCAGGTGCTTGGCGGCGGCATGGATGTGGAAGGCGTGGACTCCAAGCTCAAGTGCGCGGGCAACGGCTTCCCCGCCGTGCTGGCCAATGTGTACAGCAGCAAGACCAAGAAGCCGCTGGTGGCTCCGTATGCGATTCTTGAGCGCACGCTGGTGGCCAAGGATGCGGACGGCAAGGAGGTGAAGCTGCCGATCAAGATCGGCGTGATCGGCTTCACCACGCCCGGCATTATGAACTGGGACAAGCGTTATCTGGAGGGCAAGGTCTACACGCAGGGCGCGGTGGAAGCGGCCAATCAGTATGTTCCGGAGCTCAAATCCAAGGGTGCGAATGTCGTGGTGGCGCTGCTGCACGGCGGGCTCGATGCCAGCCCGTATTCCGCGTCGATGGAGAACCCGGGGCTGCATCTCTCCAAGGTGCCGGGCATCGATGCGATGGTGATGGGCCACCAGCACAGCGTCTTTCCTGATTTGGCGGTCACGCCCGCCTTCTCGCAGTCGGGGGTGGACAACAAAGCCGGTACGGTCAACGGCGTGCCTGCGGTGATGGCGAGTTCGTGGGGCAAGGCGCTGGGCGTGATCCAGTTGCCGCTCAAGTGGGATGGCAAGGCGTGGAGCGTTGACAAGACCAAGTCGAAGAGCGAGCTGCGCACAATACAGACCGGCAAGGACGCAGCGGGCAAGACCGTGTATGTGGATGCCGACAGCAGCATTGCGCCGCTAGTCGAGCCCCAGCATCAGGCCGCGATCACCTATGTGAAGACACCCATCGGCACCACCGATTTCCGCATGAGCACGCTGTTCGCCGATGTGGGCGATCCGGGTGCGATCCAGATCGTGAATCAGGCGCAGCGTGACTATGTCGCGACCTACATTCAGTCGAACCTCCTGCAATACAAGGACCTGCCGGTGCTTTCGGTGAGCGCACCGTTCAAGTCGGGCTTTCAGGGTGCGGCGGACTACACCGATGTGGCGGCGGGTGCGCTGTCGATCTCGAGCGCGGCCGATCTGTATCTTTATCCGAACACGGTCTATGCGGTGAAGGTCAACGGCGCCGACATCAAGGACTGGCTTGAGGCCGCCGCCAAGCGCTTCAACCAGATCGATCCGACTAAG includes:
- the fdnG gene encoding formate dehydrogenase-N subunit alpha — encoded protein: MDMNRRHFFRMSGAGLVGSSLVAMGFSPTAALAEVRQFKLASTTVTRQTCTYCSVGCGILMYSLGTGGKNAKSSVIHVEGDPDHPVNRGTLCPKGAGLLDFINSPNRLLYPEYRAPGSNEWKRMSWDEALTRITKLLKDDRDANFEASTKDGLKVNRWLTTGMLAASAASNEAGYITHKVARSWGLLAFDNQARVUHGPTVAGLAPTFGRGAMTNHWVDIKNADVILIMGGNAAEAHPCGFKWVTEAKAHNKAHFMVVDPRFNRSASVADFYAPIRSGSDIVFLGGMINYLLANDKIHHEYVKNYTDFTFIVRDDYEFVDGIFSGYNEEKRVYDKKTWDYELGEDGYVKTDPTLQHPRCVYQLMKKHYESYTPERVESVCGTPQDKFKHVCEQFASTAVPGRAATILYALGWTQHSTGAQILRCGAMVQLLCGNIGIAGGGMNALRGHSNIQGLTDLGLLSNSLPGYLTLPMQGEQDYQGYITSRTQKPLRANQMSYWQNYPKFHVSLMKSWWGASATAENNWAYDYLPKLDKQYDMLQYFQLMNEGKVNGYIAQGFNPIAALANSTRVRDGLSKLKFLVIMDPLATETSEFWKNFGEFNDVDTASIKTEVFRLPTTCFAEEDGAVVSSSRVLQWHWKAAEAPGEAKTDVAIMSALHVRLKAMYAKDGGAFPDPIANLDWKYAQPAHPSSEEIAKEYNGKALVDLVDPKDPTKVLRPGGQQVSGFAELRDDGTTASGCWIYAGAWTVAGNQMGRRDNSDPTGIGNTLNWAWAWPANRRVLYNRASADVAGKPFNPSRELIKWNGKAWVGADVPDTGVGIAPETGNGPFIMNPEGVARFFARKGMNEGPFPTHYEPFDTPIGKNPMYPNNPKATSSPAARVFPHIWETFGKADEFPHVGTTYRLTEHFHYWTKHSLVNAITQPEQFVEIGELLAKELGIASGDRVKVSSKRGAIKVKALVTKRIKPMKIEGKMVHHVGIPIHWGFKGVTKPGYLANTLTPYVGDGNSNTPEFKTFLVKVEKI
- the fdhD gene encoding formate dehydrogenase accessory sulfurtransferase FdhD, coding for MQNSESSSSAATAASAACPMADMPGTTLPSLVQVQARLWSAGSEEGQWVPREVSAEVPVAMVFNGISHAVMMASPRDLVEFGVGFAISEGIVESPDDCRDVETEVHGAGTPDASCAVHMEIASRHFARLKDQRRTLAGRTGCGVCGIDSIQALDLHPEQVPSPAWREQFGVAAINAAFSALSAKQALNARSGSLHAAGWARPDGTIEHVMEDVGRHNALDKLIGKLALAKELGTPGFVVMTSRTSYELVRKCARVGIPALATISAPTSLALQLADEAGMQLWGFCRPPSAVRYV